A DNA window from Aspergillus nidulans FGSC A4 chromosome I contains the following coding sequences:
- a CDS encoding OB-fold domain-containing protein (transcript_id=CADANIAT00006754), with protein sequence MATSDTTSNWSYKNKDRSNNNNNASKQKPKLPFYPAFCFRASPTHFAWIKMGAADVHRLTRRLEYGERGLFFYQNHPIRFVNLVGIIVARADVPRRTILTLDDSTGATVDIVVLKRDPCPIPVAATVESKPKNNTDVHGEDGAQKEMHLTSTTQTPIDITPLQPGKLFQIKGTLSTFRSTNQVQLERFFPVPDTKTEMRFVEARMRFLAEVLTVPWALDEGDIENLRMQADEEGSRIDDEQARHRRRARKRAEREERERRRILKLWEQEEVVREREGKIAREAGRDYMLELERRNRLLSS encoded by the exons ATGGCAACCAGTGACACCACCAGCAACTGGAGctacaagaacaaggacaGGAGTAACAACAATAACAATGCATCGAAGCAAAAGCCAAAACTCCCTTTCTATCCGGCATTCTGCTTCAGGGCGTCGCCGACGCACTTTGCCTGGATAAAGATGGGTGCTGCGGATGTACATCGGTTGACAAGGCGGTTGGAATATGGAG AGCGCGGTCTCTTCTTTTACCAGAACCACCCTATCCGCTTCGTGAACTTGGTCGGCATAATCGTAGCACGCGCCGACGTCCCACGCCGAACCATTTTAACGCTCGATGACAGCACCGGCGCGACAGTGGACATAGTGGTCTTGAAGAGGGATCCCTGCCCTATACCTGTCGCAGCTACAGTCGAATCCAAACCCAAAAACAACACCGATGTTcatggcgaagacggcgctCAAAAGGAGATGCACCTCACGTCCACAACCCAGACTCCGATCGACATAACGCCCCTGCAGCCGGGCAAGCTCTTTCAGATAAAAGGCACACTGTCGACCTTCCGCTCCACGAACCAGGTTCAGCTGGAACGGTTCTTCCCGGTGCCAGACACAAAGACCGAGATGCGGTTCGTGGAAGCGCGCATGAGATTTCTGGCGGAGGTGCTGACTGTGCCGTGGGCTCTGGATGAAGGAGATATTGAAAATTTGAGGATGCAggcggatgaggaggggAGTAGGATTGATGATGAACAGGCAAGACATAGGAGGAGGGCGCGGAAACGGGcagagagggaagagagagagaggaggaggatttTGAAGCTctgggagcaggaggaggttgttagggagagagaagggaagattgCCAGGGAGGCAGGAAGAGATTATATGTTGGAGCTTGAGAGGCGAAATAGACTATTGTCTAGTTGA
- the sidJ gene encoding putative siderophore biosynthesis lipase/esterase (transcript_id=CADANIAT00006755): MYSKFWPAGGLPGILHHFTETLVTFEFTTSATPKPHSLLFVGGLGDGLATTSYMADLAKALHSTDWSLFTLNLTSSYSAWGLGHLDRDTDEIAQCLNYIRDYKSGKFASTNNSGFKGHSNSKVVLMGHSTGSQCVIHYLSKPNPHTSTKAFDSDLQHILRTRLDGAIMQAPVSDREAIQYVLSTGWMGRTSSQVTAIYKELEKLAQDEVARNPDPQFDALLPLHMTGVIGYPGNVPLSARRFLSLVSPGTPNGSPGEDDLFSSDLSDESLKKTFGMIRERGLLASKLMVLISGADQAMPGWIDKEALLRRWRGFIDGERKDGEEEIWHEDSGLIPGASHALSNDDQAEPRRNLVERVMRYLKGGWRLEAYRLRN; encoded by the exons ATGTACTCCAAATTCTGGCCTGCAGGAGGCCTTCCCGGTATCCTCCACCATTTT ACTGAAACTCTCGTGACGTTCGAATTCACCACTTCCGCAACCCCCAAACCGCactccctcctcttcgtcggcgGGCTCGGCGATGGCCTCGCAACAACATCGTACATGGCTGATCTAGCCAAAGCCCTCCATTCAACAGACTGGTCCCTCTTCACACTGAACCTCACATCCTCCTACTCCGCCTGGGGCCTAGGCCACCTAGACCGAGATACGGACGAGATCGCACAGTGCCTCAACTATATCAGAGATTACAAGAGCGGGAAATTCGCCAGCACCAACAATAGCGGCTTCAAAGGGCACAGCAATAGCAAAGTTGTGCTGATGGGCCACTCAACAGGCAGCCAATGCGTCATCCACTACCTCTCCAAACCTAATCCCCATACCTCCACAAAAGCCTTCGACTCTGATCTCCAGCATATCCTCCGCACGCGCCTCGACGGCGCAATCATGCAAGCGCCCGTCTCTGACCGCGAAGCGATTCAATACGTCCTTTCCACCGGCTGGATGGGCCGCACCTCGTCCCAAGTAACAGCGATCTACAAAGAACTTGAGAAGTTGGCGCAGGACGAAGTCGCGCGCAATCCGGATCCGCAATTTGACGCTCTCCTCCCGCTTCACATGACTGGTGTAATTGGGTATCCTGGCAACGTACCCTTATCTGCGCGCCGCTTCCTGAGCCTTGTTTCTCCCGGAACACCCAATGGTTCTCCGGGGGAGGATGACCTGTTCAGCTCAGATCTGAGCGAcgaatcgctaaagaagacGTTTGGGATGATCCGAGAGCGTGGATTGCTGGCGTCCAAGCTGATGGTTCTGATCTCGGGAGCTGACCAGGCGATGCCGGGGTGGATTGATAAGGAGGCGTTGTTAAGGAGGTGGAGAGGGTTTATTGATGGCGAGAGGAAGGACGGGGAGGAGGAAATCTGGCATGAGGACAGTGGACTTATACCGGGGGCTTCGCATGCGTTGAGCAATGATGATCAGGCGGAGCCCAGAAGAAATCTCGTTGAGAGGGTGATGAGATATTTGAAGGGGGGGTGGAGGCTTGAAGCCTATAGACTCAGAAATTGA
- the mirD gene encoding putative MFS siderophore iron transporter (transcript_id=CADANIAT00006756), translating to MLALQRSRSSSTEATPLLGDSPSPRIEHNVSTEDPEAAQDGVKQAEAITMVWSKKSLVAAYILMFLLYFVNAFQSSITSNLSAFVTSGFESHSLIPVIYIVSSVMSSATYMPLAKILNVWDRSIGFLIMVAFATLGLVLSATCTDIMTYSISQVFYTIGFAGMIFSIDVITADTSSLRDRGLAYAFTSSPYIITAFAGSAASERFYAYNWRWAYGSFAIILPIVALPMFGILQYNRYKAKQKGLLPKKEHHDRTIAQSIVFYAIELDLLGVFLLATGLVLFLLPFTIAGSTVDEWKSSYIITMLITGIGCLVTFILTERFVAPVPFLPWELLASRTVLGACLLGTSYQIAFYCWNEYYTSYLQVVYGTSISTAGYISSIFNVISGIWLLAVGFLIKKTSRFRWLLFWAVPLYMLGVTLMIYFRKPGWSVGYLILCQVLIAFGGSTMISCQQVAVSAASDHNNIASALAFLGVFGSMGGAVGSSISGAIWTNTLPGALKRLLPESAKADWRVIYESLEIQLSYPVGSPVRLAIASAYAETQTKMLIAGTGIMALSLIWMFLIKDIRLSKDAQSKGVVL from the exons ATGTTGGCGTTGCAGAGGTCCCGGTCTTCAAGTACTGAAGCCACCCCCCTACTAGGGGAcagtccaagtccaaggaTAGAACACAATGTCTCTACAGAGGATCCGGAGGCAGCTCAGGATGGGGTGAAACAGGCTGAGGCTATCACCATGGTCTGGTCGAAGAAATCCTTGGTGGCGGCATATATCCT GATGTTTCTCTTATACTTCGTGAATGCATTCCAATCGTCTATCACCAGCAATCTCTCGGCCTTCGTGACCAGCGGCTTCGAATCGCACTCCCTCATCCCTGTCATCTACATCGTGTCCAGTGTCATGTCGTCGGCGACCTATATGCCTCTCGCAAAGATACTGAATGTCTGGGATCGATCAATTGGGTTTTTGATTATGGTAGCATTCGCGACCCTAGGGCTGGTCTTGTCTGCGACATGCACAGATATCATGACGTACTCCATATCGCAG GTATTCTACACTATCGGTTTTGCTGGTATGATCTTTAGCATCGATGTGATTACGGCTGATACGTCGTCGCTGCGCGATCGCGGCCTTGCGTATGCGTTTACTTCGTCGCCTTATATCATCACTGCATTCGCAGGCTCAGCCGCGTCAGAGCGCTTCTATGCTTATAATTGGCGATGGGCATATGGCAGCTTTGCTATTATCCTCCCCATTGTTGCCTTGCCAATGTTTGGCATACTACAGTATAATCGGTACAAGGCGAAGCAGAAAGGTCTCTTGCCCAAGAAGGAACACCACGATAGAACAATTGCGCAGAGCATTGTCTTTTACGCTATAGAGCTGGACC TCCTAGGAGTGTTCCTCTTAGCAACAGGTTTagtgctcttcctcctcccatTCACTATTGCCGGTTCGACTGTGGACGAGTGGAAATCCAGCTATATCATCACCATGCTTATCACTGGTATCGGCTGTCTggtcaccttcatcctcacaGAGCGTTTCGTCGCGCCAGTTCCTTTCCTCCCCTGGGAATTACTAGCATCCCGCACAGTCCTCGGGGCCTGCCTACTTGGGACGTCGTACCAGATCGCCTTTTACTGCTGGAACGAGTACTATACCTCATACCTGCAAGTTGTCTACGGAACCTCGATCTCAACCGCCGGCTACATCAGCAGCATCTTCAACGTCATTTCCGGCATTTGGCTCCTAGCTGTGGGGTTCCTCATCAAAAAGACCTCCCGATTCCGATGGCTGTTGTTCTGGGCTGTACCGCTATACATGCTCGGCGTCACTCTGATGATCTACTTCCGCAAACCCGGCTGGTCCGTGGGTTACTTGATCTTGTGCCAAGTTCTGATCGCGTTCGGCGGCAGTACAATGATCAGCTGTCAGCAGGTTGCTGTTTCCGCAGCGTCCGACCACAACAACATCGCATCTGCCCTGGCATTCCTAGGTGTGTTTGGGTCTATGGGTGGGGCCGTGGGGAGTAGTATCTCCGGTGCTATCTGGACCAACACCCTACCTGgcgccttgaagaggctgctcCCTGAGTCTGCAAAGGCAGACTGGAGGGTCATCTATGAATCGCTTGAGATCCAACTGAGCTATCCTGTCGGCTCGCCAGTTAGACTTGCAATTGCTTCTGCTTATGCTGAGACACAGACAAAAATGCTGATTGCAGGCACCGGGATCATGGCGTTGTCGCTGATATGGATGTTCCTGATAAAAGATATCCGGCTTAGCAAGGATGCACAGAGTAAGGGAGTTGTGCTTTAG
- a CDS encoding ABC transporter ATP-binding protein (transcript_id=CADANIAT00006757) → MNSAHLGSGFRNQEPPNPLAGSASTIAMRSMTHLRKDTLPFPHGYATAADDSMWLGFSTVGMKLVQNLAGFPRLLLAGNPSKIDLGMLLVAILSAIASGVPFPLIGILFGQLLDDFNAATCKSGDSSGDGEQGSINDKILIIVYLAIAQFVLIYIHLSFWTLNGARLAQRLRESYLQNLLRQEPSFFDNLPPGEVASRLNGDIQTIRSGTSEKVGICLASFSFFVTAYIVAFIKDTKLAGMLVSLIPAYFLMSFVGSHYIEKYSGLMSEYAATAASIASEALSNFTVVQAFGANDRLEEKFSKALKSSEKEGLKKATAVGIQSGVLYFVAYSANGLAFWEGSRQVARTVNGEPGGVTVGATFTVIFILVEATLLLSQVAPFLHLFTAGVASYEKLHADINRQPLIDGTTPSGSRLTQAGGFELNEVSFSYPSRPEVTVLDKVSLSIPPNKHTAIVGLSGSGKSTIAGLVTRLYDPTEGQILFDGHDLRDVNTRDLRSFVSLVQQEPNLLDRSILENIAHGLVNSSNPSHTPLRAALLSSDIADIASEVREGKDLMEAAEKRGPEFVEIAKLVQKAAQLADAEAFILALQHGYGTLVGSSGRLISGGQKQRISLARALVKDPAVLILDEATASLDSRSEQRIQRAISNIASGRTMITIAHRLSTITNADNIVVMHKGHIVEQGNHATLMAKDGAYADLVKLQTLSTTDKNESTTSVDTISKTDQISSDGDLESSSLTDGPRFIEDEKKPETTETPVTDSTEEPEEPDTPNKSLWALVKGYAPTLRPHLLFLLLALLGSSIVGGAFSGEAVIFGNTVGSLNPCNSADYIRSKGNFFGLMFFVLAIIEFFANVVSWTGFGWVSEKVVYTVRVLSFRSLMEQDLQWHQSKGRSPPLLLSYITRDGNALAGLSGSVVGTLFSITVNLIAAIILTHIIAWRIALVCLALVPLLLGAGLMELHILGKFEERHENAYTKSVDIGVEAITSIKTIASLSLEDETLKTYQRSLKGPRKETLTVTLQASFWQAMTYFLGNLVNALAYWWGSKQILAGNYTQTQFLIVVFSLLVSALLWSQMFALAPELSAARAAMARLLGLIEIGSDKMQGHVPPRSLTASSSGEEEAAVETKQHASDSKASSVQLRDVHFAYPARPDIKVMNGLTIDIKPGKFAALVGPSGAGKSTIISLVERLYTPQSGSILVDGVDITKHRDVGFRDSIALVPQESVLFEGTIKFNISLGAKPGHEVSQGDIEKACKLANIHDTIAALPDGYDTLCGPNGSQFSGGQKQRLSIARALVRKPKLLILDESTSALDAESEKLLQDGLEKAAKGITVIAIAHRLHTIKKADVIFLIEGGRCVEHGTHEELLARSESYRANVMHQTVAT, encoded by the exons ATGAACTCAGCCCATCTCGGATCAGGATTCAGGAATCAGGAACCCCCCAATCCACTCGCTGGATCGGCATCGACGATAGCCATGAGGTCCATGACGCATTTACGTAAAGACACCCTCCCCTTCCCGCATGGTTATGCCACGGCTGCGGATGATTCGATGTGGCTTGGATTCAGCACCG TCGGTATGAAGCTTGTTCAGAATCTGGCGGGCTTTCCtcgcctgctgctggccggCAACCCTTCAAAAATCGACCTTGGCATGCTCCTGGTGGCCATCCTGAGTGCGATAGCGTCCGGCGTACCCTTTCCATTGATCGGTATCCTGTTCGGTCAGCTCCTCGACGATTTCAACGCGGCGACATGTAAATCAGGCGACTCctctggcgacggcgagCAAGGGAGCATCAACGACAAGATCCTGATTATCGTATATTTGGCAATCGCTCAGTTCGTCCTTATCTACATCCATCTTTCGTTTTGGACTCTAAATGGCGCTCGGCTGGCGCAGCGACTGCGAGAATCCTACCTGCAAAACCTCCTTCGACAGGAACCCTCGTTTTTTGACAACCTTCCTCCGGGAGAGGTAGCCTCTCGACTCAATGGCGACATCCAGACGATTCGTTCCGGCACGTCCGAGAAAGTGGGAATTTGTCTCGCGAGTTTCTCGTTCTTCGTTACGGCCTATATCGTTGCATTTATTAAGGACACCAAACTTGCAGGAATGCTTGTTTCGTTGATTCCGGCCTATTTCCTGATGTCGTTTGTCGGAAGCCACTATATCGAGAAATACTCAGGTCTGATGTCGGAATATGCCGCTACCGCCGCTTCGATAGCTTCAGAAGCGCTTTCAAACTTCACCGTTGTCCAGGCCTTTGGCGCAAACGACCGCTTGGAGGAGAAATTCTCCAAGGCGCTCAAGTCCTCGGAAAAGGAAGGGCTGAAAAAGGCTACGGCAGTTGGCATACAGTCTGGAGTTCTGTATTTCGTCGCTTATTCTGCGAACGGTTTGGCGTTCTgggaaggcagcagacagGTTGCCCGCACAGTGAACGGCGAGCCTGGCGGTGTTACTGTCGGCGCTACGTTCACGGTCATCTTCATTCTAGTTGAAG CGACCCTGCTTCTGAGTCAAGTCGCACCATTCCTTCACCTGTTCACTGCAGGAGTTGCCTCGTACGAGAAATTGCATGCAGACATCAATCGCCAGCCGCTGATTGATGGAACTACTCCTTCAGGAAGCCGCCTCACCCAGGCTGGTGGGTTCGAGCTAAACGAAGTCTCATTTAGCTATCCCTCACGGCCTGAGGTCACCGTCCTCGACAAGGTTTCCCTCAGCATACCTCCCAACAAACATACTGCAATTGTAGGCCTTTCGGGAAGTGGAAAGTCGACAATCGCCGGCCTGGTTACAAGGCTGTATGATCCCACGGAAGGGCAAATCTTGTTCGATGGCCATGATCTTCGCGACGTCAATACTCGTGACTTGAGAAGTTTTGTCAGTTTGGTGCAGCAAGAGCCGAACCTTTTGGACCGTTCCATCCTGGAGAACATCGCACATGGTTTGGTCAATTCGAGCAATCCCAGCCATACGCCTCTGAGAGCAGCCCTTCTCAGCTCCGACATTGCGGACATCGCTAGCGAAGTTAGGGAGGGAAAAGATTTAATGGAAGCGGCTGAGAAAAGGGGCCCAGAGTTCGTTGAGATTGCCAAACTGGTCCAGAAAGCCGCGCAGCTCGCGGATGCAGAAGCTTTCATTCTTGCACTGCAACATGGATATGGCACACTTGTTGGATCCAGTGGGAGGTTGATCAGTGGTGGTCAGAAACAACGAATCTCCCTTGCGAGAGCCCTTGTCAAGGATCCAGCCGTACTTATTCTGGACGAAGCAACGGCCTCTCTGGATTCGCGAAGTGAACAACGTATTCAAAGGGCTATTTCTAACATAGCTAGCGGACGAACCATGATTACTATTGCTCATCGTCTATCCACAATTACCAATGCGGATAATATCGTCGTTATGCACAAGGGCCATATCGTGGAACAGGGGAACCATGCAACATTGATGGCAAAAGATGGGGCTTATGCTGATCTAGTCAAACTGCAAACGCTATCCACTACTGACAAGAATGAATCTACAACCAGTGTTGATACTATCAGCAAAACTGATCAGATCTCGTCGGACGGCGACCTCGAGTCGAGCAGTCTTACTGACGGTCCCAGATTTAtcgaggatgagaagaagcctgAAACAACTGAAACTCCGGTTACCGACTCAACAGAAGAGCCTGAAGAACCTGATACGCCAAACAAATCCTTATGGGCTCTCGTTAAGGGTTATGCGCCGACTCTGAGGCCgcatttgctttttctcctccttgcgcTGCTGGGCTCCAGTATTGTTGGCGGTGCATTTTCTGGTGAAGCCGTGATTTTTGGAAATACTGTTGGAAGTTTGAATCCATGCAACAGTGCGGATTACATCCGATCCAAGGGAAACTTTTTCGGACTCATGTTCTTCGTGTTGGCGATCATCGAGTTCTTTGCGAACGTTGTTAGTTGGACCGGATTTGGATGGGTGTCGGAGAAAGTAGTCTACACTGTCCGAGTTCTATCCTTCCGGTCACTGATGGAGCAAGATCTCCAGTGGCACCAATCGAAAGGTCGCTCACCACCCTTGCTCCTCTCATACATCACCAGAGATGGCAACGCTTTGGCTGGACTAAGCGGCTCTGTCGTCGGCACACTGTTTTCAATTACTGTTAATCTCATCGCAGCGATTATCTTGACGCACATCATTGCATGGAGGATTGCTCTGGTTTGCCTCGCTCTAGTTCCACTGCTGCTTGGTGCCGGTCTTATGGAACTCCATATACTCGGGAAGTTCGAGGAGCGTCACGAGAACGCTTATACCAAGTCGGTCGACATTGGTGTTGAAGCCATCACCTCCATCAAAACGATTGCATCTCTTTCccttgaagatgagacactgaagacCTACCAACGGTCCCTGAAGGGTCCTCGTAAGGAAACGCTTACAGTTACTCTACAGGCAAGCTTTTGGCAGGCGATGACCTACTTCCTGGGTAACCTCGTGAATGCGTTAGCCTACTGGTGGGGTTCCAAACAAATCTTGGCGGGCAATTATACCCAGACTCAGTTCTTAATTGTGGTGTTTTCCCTGCTTGTTAGTGCTTTGCTTTGGAGTCAAATGTTTGCTCTTGCGCCAGAGCTTTCGGCAGCACGAGCTGCAATGGCCAGGTTACTGGGTCTTATTGAGATAGGGTCAGATAAGATGCAAGGACACGTACCCCCTCGCTCCCTTACGGCATCGTCTTcaggggaggaagaggcagctGTCGAAACTAAGCAACATGCATCAGACAGCAAAGCCTCCAGCGTCCAGCTTCGCGACGTTCACTTTGCGTACCCAGCCCGACCAGACATTAAGGTTATGAACGGGTTGACTATTGACATCAAGCCCGGAAAGTTCGCCGCCCTCGTCGGTCCCAGTGGTGCAGGCAAGTCCACAATCATTTCACTAGTTGAACGCCTTTACACGCCGCAATCTGGCTCGATCCTCGTCGACGGCGTGGACATTACCAAGCATCGGGATGTCGGCTTCCGAGACTCAATCGCTCTGGTGCCCCAGGAAAGCGTCCTCTTCGAAGGGACCATCAAATTCAACATTAGCCTCGGCGCCAAACCAGGCCACGAGGTTTCGCAGGGGGACATTGAAAAAGCTTGCAAACTAGCAAACATCCACGATACCATTGCCGCCCTTCCCGACGGCTACGACACCCTCTGCGGTCCCAACGGGAGCCAGTTTTCCGGAGGCCAGAAACAGCGCCTCTCTATCGCCAGAGCTCTTGTTCGGAAACCGAAGCTGCTTATCCTTGACGAGTCAACTAGCGCTCTTGACGCGGAGTCTGAGaaactgctgcaggatggGCTCGAAAAGGCTGCTAAGGGAATCACAGTCATTGCCATTGCGCATCGTTTGCATACAATCAAGAAGGCGGATGTCATCTTTTTGATTGAGGGAGGTCGGTGTGTTGAACATGGCACACATGAGGAGTTACTGGCCAGGTCAGAGAGCTACAGGGCTAATGTTATGCACCAGACTGTGGCTACATGA
- a CDS encoding uncharacterized protein (transcript_id=CADANIAT00006753), which yields MAYDGFQPGLHPYGQPDNPNPMNTSEHRPSFEPPYPYQQNSDYLSMPQPQVPPQQAPPPQTAAQGYYPEPPREQNSWPPPPPPQTGRINDAVTSAVGNSAPSSYVSPELIAQITANVIQQLGAAGINSPVNHPPPPQWAAPQAYQAPQSYQAPSAPHTPTISHGTPPPSTFQPPPPPPPPQSEQPDAPSQQSRLSETPPQEKSRRESPASQMSDSGQKADSRPKPPMRTDTFPTTLEKIWGKLFDDGKPTERLGQFLRGIAMYLIEHFPPGDTLVVVPEKLQKFYADTSIASDPYPWEDIFDDRTSSISRLFRDFQIEHHLVQVRLDERPDVPALTPKGFELFVTLMIQAHPDKEYERMQKAVLNMPISNPDNKKERFPKEIPRRLFPEIPDLVLREKLDESIKKHCGVELPPITEDDVKKVAALRAKSSTSTTVAVEESNPSTTQREKKPYQPPTSAVVDDEDEEQSPPAIERKRKPYTAQPGGGKVYEGPGSPVHRHANSFSTNSSNKESRPSATRVPDSPPYRSRGTSRTRTGASTRSRSRSRFRSGHEYRHSESDLLNGSRKPGATSSGDYYYDLPSSSSIPSDLLDQYRELDRSAEDHRLYEQIREREKEREKSKYHDSLPSRSSWSNDDDYYRGLLGGQGGGPASGYDYKGYR from the exons ATGGCGTACGATGGCTTTCAGCCTGGTTTGCATCCTTATGGTCAGCCAGACAATCCCAATCCTATGAACACATCGGAACACCGTCCTTCTTTCGAGCCTCCATATCCGTACCAGCAGAACTCGGACTATCTCAGTATGCCTCAACCACAAGTCCCTCCCCAGCAAGCCCCTCCCCCGCAGACCGCTGCCCAGGGCTACTATCCTGAACCGCCGCGTGAGCAGAATTCCTggccacctccaccacctcctcagACAGGCCGAATCAACGATGCAGTGACTTCTGCCGTCGGAAACAGTGCTCCTTCATCTTATGTATCGCCAGAGCTCATCGCGCAGATAACGGCGAATGTGATCCAACAACTTGGGGCAGCCGGTATCAACAGCCCAGTTAACCACCCGCCTCCACCACAATGGGCAGCGCCTCAAGCATATCAGGCGCCTCAGTCATATCAAGCGCCATCAGCGCCGCATACTCCGACAATCTCACACGGCACGCCTCCCCCCTCTACTTTCcagccgccgcctccgcctccacctccacagTCCGAACAGCCCGATGCTCCGTCTCAGCAATCCAGGTTGAGCGAAACTCCTCCTCAGGAGAAGTCGAGAAGAGAATCACCCGCTAGCCAAATGAGCGACAGCGGTCAGAAAGCTGATTCCCGCCCGAAACCACCTATGAGAACTGATACGTTTCCGACtactctggagaagatatgGGGAAAGCTTTTTGACGACGGTAAGCCAACCGAAAGGCTTGGGCAGTTCTTGCGGGGAATCGCAATGTACTTG ATCGAGCATTTTCCCCCCGGAGACACGCTCGTTGTAGTTCCTGAGAAACTGCAGAAATTCTATGCTGATACCAGTATTGCAAGCGACCCGTATCCTTGGGAAG ATATTTTCGATGACCGTACATCCTCGATTTCGAGACTATTTCGGGATTTCCAAATCGAACACCACCTTGTACAGGTCAGGTTGGACGAAAGACCTGACGTGCCTGCGCTCACACCCAAGGGTTTCGAGCTTTTCGTTACGTTGATGATCCAAGCACATCCGGACAAGGAATATGAACGGATGCAAAAGGCCGTGTTGAACATGCCAATCAGCAATCCAGATAACAAGAAAGAGCGGTTTCCCAAGGAAATACCAAGGCGGCTATTCCCCGAGATACCAGACCTTGTTCTGCGCGAAAAGCTTGACGAAAGCATCAAAAAACACTGTGGCGTGGAGCTGCCGCCAATTACTGAGGATGATGTTAAGAAGGTCGCCGCATTGCGTGCCAAATCGTCTACAAGCACGACTGTTGCTGTCGAAGAATCGAATCCGTCGACGACCcagcgggagaagaagccaTACCAACCGCCAACATCAGCAGTTgtcgacgacgaggacgaagaacaaTCTCCCCCCGCTATTGAGCGGAAACGGAAACCTTACACAGCgcaaccaggaggaggaaaggtCTACGAAGGGCCGGGCTCTCCTGTACATCGACACGCAAATTCTTTCTCCACGAACTCAAGTAACAAAGAGTCGCGGCCCTCTGCGACTCGTGTCCCTGACTCACCTCCCTACCGATCTAGAGGGACTTCGCGCACGAGAACAGGAGCATCAACTAGGTCACGAAGTCGGTCGCGCTTCCGTTCAGGCCATGAGTACAGACACTCTGAAAGCGATCTCCTGAATGGCTCTCGTAAACCTGGAGCAACATCCAGCGGGGATTACTACTATGACCtgccatcgtcctcatccatcCCAAGTGATTTGCTAGACCAGTATCGCGAGCTTGACCGGAGCGCGGAAGACCATAGGCTTTACGAACAAATCCGTGAGCGCGAGAAAGAGCGCGAGAAGAGCAAGTACCATGATAGCCTCCCATCGCGGTCTAGCTGGTCAAACGACGATGATTACTATCGTGGTCTACTCGGTGGACAAGGTGGCGGGCCAGCATCGGGGTATGACTACAAAGGTTACCGGTAA